Proteins co-encoded in one Kutzneria chonburiensis genomic window:
- a CDS encoding fumarate reductase/succinate dehydrogenase flavoprotein subunit, protein MTERRELSCDVLVIGGGTAGTMAAISAAERGASVLLLEKAHVRHSGALAMGMDGVNNAVIPGKATPEDYVAEITRANDGIVNQRTIMQTATRGYDMVRRLEGYGVKFEKDSYGEYAVRRVHRSGSYVLPMPEGKDVKKVLYRVLREKRMRSLVTITNRVMPVRVLTDDGRAVGAVGFDTRSGDFVTVSARAVVLATGPCGRLGLPASGYLYGTYENPTNAGDGYSMAYHAGAELSGIECFQINPLIKDYNGPACAYVANPFGGYQSNAAGDRFVDCDYWSGQMMAEVAREIHSPRGPIYLKLSHLPEESVRALEGILHTTERPTRGTFHAGRGHDYRTHDVEMHISEIGLCGGHSASGVWVDENAQTTVPGLYAAGDLACVPHNYMIGAFVFGDLAGTHAASLDVPLVSLPEDQISDAHELIYRPLSNPDGPPQPQVEYKLRRLVNDYVAPPKSSNRLEIALEHFSRMRTEIATMGARTPHELMRCAEVSFIRDCAEMAARSSLVRTESRWGLYHDRMDHPARNDSEWFAHLNLRKAPDGAMEFIRRPVAPYVVPVPEFPVPTGGPSAVISRHLPSSVAPVSLAPKASPTSTGSPDLVALLALAEASPSLDDLRPYLASPVEAVRLTAVQTLTETTPAGFALALADAFNDPAPAVRQAAAAGLRELVEVATASDPFTTKLLRAGSNAEPAVRSAALYLLRSLRVGSLTAFTDGLADAEPEVRIEAVHGLVSLNAAAPLASAAADPSREVRTAVAQGLGSIADTAAHAALIPLATDPDPLVRAAALSSGADTLLPYAADALADPSWQVREAATAVSDTGQLLTAVADPHPNVRRAAVRALGQLPASAEAVTVLTEALADPDADVRAYARHALR, encoded by the coding sequence GTGACCGAACGCCGTGAGCTGAGCTGTGACGTGCTGGTGATCGGCGGCGGCACCGCCGGCACCATGGCCGCGATCTCCGCCGCCGAGCGCGGGGCGTCCGTGCTGCTGCTGGAGAAGGCCCATGTGCGGCATTCCGGGGCGCTGGCCATGGGCATGGACGGCGTCAACAACGCCGTGATCCCGGGCAAGGCCACGCCCGAGGACTACGTTGCCGAGATCACCCGGGCCAACGACGGGATCGTCAACCAGCGCACCATCATGCAGACCGCCACCCGCGGCTACGACATGGTTCGGCGGCTGGAGGGCTACGGCGTCAAGTTCGAGAAGGACTCCTACGGCGAGTACGCCGTGCGCCGCGTGCACCGGTCCGGCAGCTACGTGTTGCCGATGCCGGAAGGAAAAGACGTCAAGAAGGTGCTGTACCGGGTGCTGCGCGAGAAGCGCATGCGGTCCCTGGTCACCATCACCAACCGGGTCATGCCCGTCCGCGTGCTGACCGACGACGGCCGGGCCGTCGGGGCCGTCGGCTTCGACACCCGTTCCGGTGACTTCGTCACCGTGTCGGCTCGCGCGGTCGTGCTGGCCACCGGCCCTTGTGGACGGCTGGGTCTGCCGGCCAGTGGCTATCTCTATGGCACGTATGAGAATCCGACCAACGCCGGCGACGGCTACTCGATGGCTTATCACGCCGGTGCCGAGCTCTCCGGCATCGAGTGCTTCCAGATCAACCCGTTGATCAAGGACTACAACGGACCCGCCTGCGCGTACGTGGCCAATCCCTTCGGTGGCTACCAGTCCAACGCTGCCGGTGACCGGTTCGTCGACTGCGACTACTGGTCCGGCCAGATGATGGCCGAGGTGGCGAGGGAGATCCATTCTCCTCGCGGGCCCATTTATCTGAAGCTGTCCCACCTGCCCGAGGAATCCGTGCGGGCCCTCGAGGGCATTCTGCACACCACCGAGCGGCCCACCCGCGGCACCTTCCACGCCGGTCGTGGGCACGACTACCGGACCCATGACGTCGAGATGCACATCTCCGAGATCGGCTTGTGCGGCGGGCATTCCGCTTCCGGCGTGTGGGTCGACGAGAACGCCCAGACCACCGTTCCCGGTCTCTACGCGGCTGGCGACCTGGCGTGCGTGCCGCACAACTACATGATCGGCGCCTTCGTCTTCGGCGACCTCGCCGGCACCCACGCCGCTTCCCTGGACGTTCCCCTGGTCTCGCTGCCCGAGGACCAGATCTCCGACGCCCACGAGCTCATCTACCGTCCACTGTCCAATCCGGACGGTCCGCCACAGCCTCAGGTCGAGTACAAGCTGCGTCGCCTGGTCAACGATTACGTCGCCCCACCAAAGAGCTCCAACCGCCTCGAGATCGCCCTTGAGCACTTCTCCCGCATGCGCACCGAGATCGCCACCATGGGCGCTCGCACTCCGCACGAGCTCATGCGCTGCGCCGAGGTCTCGTTCATCCGTGACTGCGCCGAGATGGCCGCCCGCAGTTCTTTGGTCCGCACCGAGTCCCGTTGGGGCCTCTACCACGATCGCATGGATCACCCGGCCCGCAACGACTCCGAGTGGTTCGCCCACCTCAACCTGCGCAAGGCCCCCGACGGCGCCATGGAGTTCATCCGCCGCCCTGTAGCGCCGTACGTGGTCCCCGTCCCCGAATTCCCCGTGCCAACCGGCGGCCCTTCCGCCGTCATCTCCCGCCACCTCCCCAGTTCGGTGGCCCCGGTGTCTTTGGCCCCCAAGGCTTCCCCCACCTCCACCGGCTCCCCCGACTTGGTGGCGTTGTTGGCCCTCGCCGAGGCTTCGCCCTCCTTGGACGACCTCCGCCCGTACCTCGCCAGTCCCGTAGAGGCCGTCCGCCTCACCGCCGTCCAGACGTTGACCGAGACCACCCCGGCCGGCTTCGCCTTGGCCCTGGCGGACGCCTTCAACGACCCCGCCCCCGCCGTCCGTCAGGCCGCAGCCGCTGGCTTGCGGGAATTGGTGGAAGTCGCCACAGCTTCCGATCCCTTCACCACCAAGCTGCTTCGGGCCGGGAGCAACGCCGAGCCCGCCGTCCGCTCCGCCGCCCTCTATCTCTTGCGGTCCCTCCGCGTCGGCTCTTTGACCGCCTTCACCGACGGCCTCGCCGACGCCGAGCCCGAGGTCCGTATCGAGGCCGTGCACGGTCTCGTCTCCCTCAACGCCGCCGCTCCCCTCGCCTCCGCCGCCGCCGACCCTTCCCGTGAAGTCCGCACCGCCGTCGCCCAGGGCCTCGGCTCCATCGCCGACACCGCAGCCCACGCCGCCTTGATCCCCCTAGCCACCGACCCCGACCCTTTGGTCCGCGCCGCCGCCCTCTCCTCCGGCGCCGACACCTTGTTGCCCTACGCCGCCGATGCCCTCGCCGACCCGTCTTGGCAGGTCCGCGAAGCCGCCACCGCCGTCTCCGACACCGGCCAGCTCCTCACCGCCGTCGCCGACCCCCACCCCAACGTCCGCCGCGCCGCCGTCCGCGCCTTGGGCCAACTACCGGCCTCCGCCGAGGCAGTCACCGTTCTCACCGAGGCCCTCGCCGACCCCGACGCCGACGTCCGCGCCTACGCCCGGCATGCCCTGCGTTAG
- a CDS encoding RloB family protein: protein MMARRGAESLGRRGPRRERKPRILIYCEGTRTEPAYFVGLVRHMRTALVDVVRCDVKGIGCDPLTVVRRAEQKWVEDKRRTGGETYDQVWCVVDHDDHATLDAAIARASKAGIHLVVSTPCFDYWVLLHYADHRKSSNVKDIERKLDKHIPGYDKKLPDSFPYDRYPDAVRRAEGAAPSSNAIGPNPSTAVHLVVTAMGETTR, encoded by the coding sequence ATGATGGCTCGCCGCGGCGCTGAGTCGCTTGGTCGGCGTGGTCCGCGGCGGGAACGCAAGCCGCGGATCCTGATTTACTGTGAAGGTACGCGTACGGAGCCCGCATACTTCGTTGGCCTGGTCAGGCATATGCGGACTGCCTTGGTGGATGTCGTGCGATGCGATGTCAAGGGTATCGGCTGTGATCCGCTGACGGTGGTGCGACGAGCCGAGCAGAAGTGGGTAGAGGACAAGCGGCGGACCGGCGGTGAAACCTACGACCAGGTGTGGTGCGTGGTGGATCACGATGATCACGCCACCCTGGATGCGGCGATCGCGCGCGCGAGCAAGGCGGGCATTCATCTGGTGGTGTCCACGCCTTGCTTCGACTACTGGGTTCTGTTGCACTATGCCGACCACCGCAAATCGTCCAATGTCAAGGACATCGAGCGAAAACTCGACAAGCACATCCCTGGCTACGACAAGAAGTTGCCGGACAGTTTTCCTTACGACCGGTACCCGGACGCCGTGCGGCGGGCCGAGGGCGCTGCGCCTTCGAGTAACGCGATCGGTCCAAATCCATCTACTGCGGTGCACCTCGTCGTGACAGCGATGGGTGAGACCACCCGCTAG
- a CDS encoding AAA family ATPase, whose protein sequence is MLLRFRTANHRSLRDEVELSLVSQPRKGESKPTSALPETVRVAGIYGANASGKSNILDAMGFLAKAVANSYSGWSPTGGVPRVPFLLDPASRLASSLYEIDFVFQGVRHTYGFEVDDQRVRAEWLYSYPTGSRKRTLFERDGDTFRFGRTLTGSNSVIAGLVRPNSLFLSVAAANSHPLLIELFRWVERFKPTSEFGSETFDRVVAAISANMVGSNAQFDAWIKVADLGVDRVYFEADGKISEADSPEAIVDHFKNGKIKFTHVTPGYGPVDFSFEGESAGTRMWLALAGYVIPRIALGLVVMVDEVDSSLHPKLSAALIQMFKDPLINKNGAQLLFTSHDVSLLGNLIDDEILDRDEVWFTEKDRAGATSLFPLTDFQPRRGENFERAYLQGRYGAVPYVDIDELRGLFSDQAAG, encoded by the coding sequence GTGCTGCTCAGGTTCCGGACCGCAAACCACCGGTCACTGCGTGACGAGGTGGAGCTGTCGCTGGTGAGCCAGCCCCGCAAGGGCGAGTCGAAGCCGACGAGCGCGCTGCCGGAGACCGTCCGCGTAGCAGGCATCTACGGTGCCAATGCCTCCGGCAAGTCGAACATCCTGGACGCGATGGGCTTTCTCGCGAAGGCTGTAGCGAACTCATACTCTGGATGGTCACCGACCGGCGGTGTGCCGCGTGTACCCTTTCTGCTCGACCCGGCATCCCGGTTGGCGTCGTCGCTCTATGAGATCGACTTCGTGTTCCAGGGCGTACGTCACACGTATGGATTTGAGGTTGACGACCAGAGGGTCCGCGCGGAGTGGTTGTATTCATACCCGACCGGTTCAAGGAAGCGCACCCTGTTCGAGCGTGACGGTGACACGTTTCGTTTCGGTCGAACCTTGACCGGTTCGAACAGTGTGATCGCGGGTCTCGTTCGCCCTAATTCGCTCTTCCTGTCGGTGGCTGCCGCAAACTCGCATCCCCTGTTGATTGAGCTATTTCGTTGGGTGGAGCGGTTCAAGCCGACAAGCGAATTTGGTAGTGAGACGTTTGATCGGGTGGTTGCTGCGATATCGGCCAACATGGTTGGAAGCAATGCGCAGTTTGATGCCTGGATCAAGGTAGCCGATCTTGGTGTCGATAGGGTCTATTTCGAAGCCGACGGCAAGATTTCTGAAGCTGACTCTCCCGAGGCCATCGTTGATCACTTCAAAAATGGTAAGATCAAGTTCACTCATGTGACCCCAGGGTATGGTCCGGTCGATTTTTCATTCGAGGGCGAGAGTGCTGGAACGCGAATGTGGCTGGCTCTCGCCGGCTATGTGATCCCTCGTATTGCGCTCGGTCTGGTGGTTATGGTCGACGAGGTCGACAGCTCTCTGCACCCGAAGCTCAGTGCCGCGCTGATCCAAATGTTCAAGGATCCGCTGATCAACAAGAATGGGGCGCAACTTCTCTTCACCTCGCACGATGTCTCGCTGCTTGGCAATCTGATCGACGATGAGATCCTCGATCGCGACGAGGTGTGGTTCACGGAGAAGGATCGGGCGGGTGCGACGTCGCTGTTCCCGCTGACGGACTTCCAGCCCCGGAGGGGTGAGAACTTTGAGCGTGCCTACCTGCAGGGGCGGTACGGGGCTGTGCCCTACGTCGATATCGACGAACTGCGTGGGTTGTTCAGTGATCAGGCTGCCGGCTGA
- the pcrA gene encoding DNA helicase PcrA: MSALFDLPTNPPARAAGPDALLDGLNPQQRDAVVHAGSPLLVVAGAGSGKTKVLTSRIAYLLAARGVHPGEIMAITFTNKAAAEMKERVSGLVGRRSNAMWVSTFHSMCVRLLRREAKTLGMSSNFTIYDSDDSRRLVTLVARDLDLDPKRYPARTLAVHISNLKNELVDADTAKDRAANDLERRVAEVYESYQQRLKLANAMDFDDLIMRSVELLQVFPDVAEHYRRRFRHVLVDEYQDTNHAQYTLVRELVGTGQGGVAPGELCVVGDADQSIYAFRGATIRNITEFERDYPQARTILLEQNYRSTQTILSAANAVIARNPNRRDKRLWTDSGEGEKIIGYVGDNEHDEAGFVAGEIDRLVDAGTYTNGDIAVFYRTNNQSRVFEEIFIRLGLPYKVVGGVRFYERREVRDALAYLRVLANPDDAVSLRRILNVPKRGIGDRAEACVSAHAEQQRIGFATALREAAAGKVALLNPRSRNAISGFVAMLDELHQAVERGDEVGDILDQVLDVTGYRGELEASDDPQDASRLDNLTELITVAREFTQFNLPEPDEDDPVPVNSLDAFLERVSLVADSDSVPESDDGVVTLMTLHTAKGLEFPVVFSTGWEDGVFPHSRALGDPAELAEERRLAYVGITRARERLYLSRALIRSAWGQPAANPESRFLGEIPSDLVEWRRVEPERAAPTVTTTWGRRSSFGETPSRGTPAFAKGWQNTPTLELEVGDRVNHDKYGLGTVVATDGSGPRATATIDFGSAGAVRLMLIGGVPLVKL; this comes from the coding sequence ATGAGCGCTCTGTTCGATCTGCCCACGAATCCCCCGGCGCGGGCGGCCGGTCCCGACGCGTTGCTGGACGGCCTCAACCCGCAGCAGCGTGACGCGGTCGTGCACGCCGGCTCCCCGCTGCTCGTGGTCGCGGGCGCCGGCTCCGGCAAGACCAAGGTGCTGACCAGCCGCATCGCCTATCTGTTGGCGGCGCGCGGCGTGCACCCCGGCGAGATCATGGCCATCACCTTCACCAACAAGGCCGCGGCCGAGATGAAGGAGCGGGTCTCCGGCCTGGTCGGCCGCCGGTCCAACGCGATGTGGGTGTCGACCTTCCACTCCATGTGCGTGCGGCTGCTCCGCCGTGAGGCCAAGACGCTGGGCATGTCGTCCAACTTCACCATCTACGACAGCGACGACTCCCGCCGGCTGGTCACCCTGGTCGCGCGCGATCTCGACCTCGACCCGAAGCGCTATCCGGCGCGCACGCTGGCCGTGCACATCTCCAACCTGAAGAACGAGTTGGTGGACGCGGACACGGCCAAGGACCGCGCGGCCAACGACCTGGAGCGCCGGGTCGCCGAGGTCTACGAGTCGTACCAGCAGCGGTTGAAGCTGGCCAACGCCATGGACTTCGACGACCTGATCATGCGCTCGGTCGAGCTGTTGCAGGTGTTCCCGGACGTGGCCGAGCACTACCGGCGGCGGTTCCGGCACGTGCTGGTCGACGAGTACCAGGACACCAACCACGCCCAGTACACGCTGGTGCGCGAGCTGGTCGGCACCGGGCAGGGCGGCGTCGCGCCGGGCGAGCTGTGCGTCGTCGGCGACGCCGACCAGTCGATCTATGCCTTCCGCGGCGCGACCATCCGCAACATCACCGAGTTCGAGCGGGACTACCCGCAGGCCCGCACCATTCTGTTGGAGCAGAACTACCGGTCGACGCAGACCATTCTCAGCGCCGCCAACGCCGTCATCGCGCGCAACCCCAACCGCCGGGACAAGCGACTGTGGACCGACTCCGGCGAGGGCGAGAAGATCATCGGCTACGTCGGCGACAACGAGCACGACGAGGCCGGCTTCGTGGCCGGCGAGATCGACCGGCTGGTCGACGCCGGCACGTACACCAACGGCGACATCGCGGTCTTCTACCGGACCAACAACCAGTCCCGGGTGTTTGAAGAGATCTTCATCCGGCTCGGGCTGCCGTACAAGGTCGTCGGCGGCGTGCGGTTCTACGAGCGGCGCGAGGTCCGGGATGCCTTGGCCTACCTGCGGGTGCTGGCCAATCCCGACGACGCCGTGAGCTTGCGTCGCATTCTCAACGTGCCCAAGCGCGGCATCGGCGACCGGGCCGAGGCGTGCGTGTCGGCCCATGCCGAGCAGCAGCGCATCGGCTTCGCCACCGCGCTGCGCGAGGCCGCCGCCGGCAAGGTCGCGCTGCTCAATCCCCGGTCGCGCAACGCCATCTCCGGTTTCGTGGCCATGCTCGACGAGCTGCACCAGGCCGTCGAGCGGGGCGACGAGGTCGGCGACATCCTGGACCAGGTGCTCGACGTCACCGGCTACCGGGGCGAGCTCGAGGCCAGCGACGACCCGCAGGACGCCTCCCGGCTGGACAACCTGACCGAGCTCATCACCGTGGCGCGGGAGTTCACCCAGTTCAACCTGCCCGAGCCGGACGAAGACGACCCGGTGCCGGTGAACAGCCTCGACGCGTTCCTCGAGCGGGTATCCCTCGTCGCCGACTCGGATTCCGTGCCCGAGTCCGACGACGGTGTGGTGACGCTGATGACCTTGCACACCGCCAAGGGCCTCGAGTTCCCGGTGGTCTTCTCCACCGGTTGGGAGGATGGCGTCTTCCCGCATTCCCGGGCTCTCGGCGATCCGGCCGAGCTGGCCGAGGAACGCCGGCTGGCCTACGTCGGCATCACCCGTGCCCGGGAGCGCCTCTACCTGTCGCGTGCCCTCATCCGCTCGGCGTGGGGTCAGCCCGCCGCCAACCCCGAGTCCCGCTTCCTCGGCGAGATCCCCTCCGATCTCGTCGAGTGGCGTCGCGTCGAGCCCGAGCGGGCCGCGCCGACCGTCACCACCACCTGGGGCCGGCGGTCCTCCTTCGGCGAGACGCCCTCCCGTGGGACTCCCGCCTTCGCCAAGGGCTGGCAGAACACCCCCACCCTCGAGCTCGAGGTCGGCGACCGCGTCAACCACGACAAGTACGGCCTCGGCACCGTCGTCGCCACCGACGGCTCCGGCCCCCGGGCCACCGCCACCATCGACTTCGGCTCCGCCGGCGCCGTCCGCCTCATGCTCATCGGCGGCGTCCCCCTGGTGAAGCTCTAG
- a CDS encoding chorismate mutase, translating to MSTPVSDQNTPDIPALREEIDHLDAEIIRLVRRRAEVSGIVGKTRMANGGTKLVHNRELDILARYREGLGPEGKDLALILLRMGRGPLGR from the coding sequence GTGAGCACGCCAGTCAGCGACCAGAACACCCCGGACATCCCCGCGCTGCGCGAGGAGATCGACCACCTCGACGCCGAGATCATCCGGCTGGTCCGGCGGCGGGCCGAGGTGTCCGGCATCGTCGGCAAGACCAGGATGGCCAACGGCGGCACCAAGCTCGTGCACAACCGGGAGCTGGACATCCTGGCCCGCTACCGCGAGGGCCTCGGCCCCGAGGGCAAGGACCTGGCGCTGATCCTGCTGCGGATGGGCCGCGGGCCGCTCGGCCGGTGA
- a CDS encoding serine/threonine-protein kinase gives MTDDGRLVAGRYRLTNRIGSGAMGVVWTARDERLHRTVAVKQLLLNSSMSAAESHEAKQRAMREGRIAARLQHPHAIAVYDVAEEDGNPWLIMEYLPSRSLSAILAERGTMPPQETARVLAQAAMALDAAHAAGIVHRDIKPGNILIGNDGTVKITDFGISRATGDVTVTATGMLAGTPAYLAPEVAKGYDPGPPSDVFSLGSTVYAAVEGEPPFGLNENTLALLHLVAAGVVNPPRQAGPLHALLMRLLAADPKERPTMRQAHEGLSAVANGRPVPNALLASPGAPTWRVNPPPAPGTTRQIAPPVGAAPMGAAPMGPGPTRLDARPFDRPQPTRVAGGPMGTMTGSGPNTRPPGLRPGEQSMPPTPRKSSKRPIVLAALAVVAAAVVGILVANALAGGGNSRADTGQNPPQVPAQTTDTQPSQLTTAPTSTQKSTTTTTTTTTTTTTMSSGPSATDLVHFVQGYYQLLPDNSAEAFQHLTPNMQQASGGADGYKQYWDTVDEVKATKVTAVGKNQVSAVVTYKNKDGSTSKEADVFTLVQQDGSLLIDSQSKQPLPN, from the coding sequence GTGACTGACGACGGTCGTCTGGTCGCTGGCCGGTACCGGTTGACCAACCGGATCGGCAGCGGCGCGATGGGCGTGGTGTGGACCGCACGTGACGAGCGGCTGCACCGCACGGTCGCGGTCAAGCAGCTGCTGCTCAACAGCAGCATGAGCGCGGCCGAGTCGCACGAGGCCAAGCAGCGGGCGATGCGCGAGGGCCGGATCGCCGCGCGGCTGCAGCACCCGCACGCCATCGCGGTGTACGACGTGGCCGAGGAAGACGGCAATCCCTGGCTGATCATGGAGTACCTGCCGTCGAGGAGCCTGTCGGCCATCCTGGCCGAGCGGGGCACCATGCCGCCCCAGGAGACGGCCCGCGTGCTGGCCCAGGCGGCGATGGCGCTGGACGCCGCGCACGCCGCCGGCATCGTGCACCGGGACATCAAGCCGGGCAACATCCTGATCGGCAACGACGGCACGGTGAAGATCACCGACTTCGGCATCTCCCGGGCCACCGGCGACGTGACCGTGACGGCCACCGGCATGCTCGCCGGCACTCCCGCCTACCTCGCGCCCGAGGTGGCCAAGGGCTACGACCCCGGGCCGCCGTCGGACGTGTTCTCGCTCGGCTCCACGGTGTACGCCGCGGTCGAGGGCGAGCCGCCGTTCGGTCTGAACGAGAACACGCTGGCCCTGCTGCACCTGGTCGCCGCCGGCGTGGTCAACCCGCCGCGGCAGGCCGGCCCGCTGCACGCGCTGCTGATGCGCCTGCTGGCCGCCGATCCCAAGGAACGCCCGACCATGCGCCAGGCCCACGAGGGCCTGTCCGCGGTCGCCAACGGTCGTCCCGTGCCCAACGCGCTGCTGGCCTCGCCGGGCGCGCCGACGTGGCGGGTCAACCCGCCGCCGGCCCCGGGCACCACCCGGCAGATCGCGCCGCCGGTCGGCGCCGCGCCGATGGGTGCGGCCCCGATGGGTCCCGGCCCGACCCGCCTCGACGCCCGTCCGTTCGACCGGCCGCAGCCCACCCGGGTCGCCGGCGGCCCGATGGGCACCATGACCGGCTCCGGCCCGAACACCCGGCCGCCCGGTCTCAGACCGGGCGAGCAGTCCATGCCGCCAACGCCCCGCAAGTCCAGCAAGCGCCCGATCGTGCTGGCCGCGCTGGCCGTGGTCGCCGCGGCGGTGGTCGGCATCCTGGTGGCCAATGCCCTCGCCGGCGGCGGCAACAGCCGGGCCGACACGGGCCAGAACCCGCCTCAGGTGCCGGCGCAGACCACGGACACCCAGCCGTCGCAGCTGACCACGGCGCCGACCTCGACGCAGAAGTCGACCACCACCACGACCACCACGACGACGACCACCACGACCATGTCAAGCGGTCCGTCGGCAACGGATCTGGTGCACTTCGTGCAGGGCTACTACCAGCTGCTGCCGGACAACTCGGCCGAGGCGTTCCAGCACCTCACGCCGAACATGCAGCAGGCGTCCGGCGGCGCCGACGGCTACAAGCAGTACTGGGACACCGTCGACGAGGTGAAGGCGACCAAGGTGACCGCGGTCGGCAAGAACCAGGTCAGCGCGGTCGTCACGTACAAGAACAAGGACGGCTCCACCAGCAAGGAGGCCGACGTCTTCACGCTGGTGCAGCAGGACGGCTCCCTGCTCATCGACAGCCAGTCCAAGCAGCCCCTACCGAACTAA
- a CDS encoding LysR family transcriptional regulator: MLDVRRMQVLRAVVTSGSITAAATNLGYTPSAISQQISVLEREAGLPLLEKVGRGVRPTAAGKLLTDHAGTIAENLAEAERALADLRAGRTGRLRVRYFYTAGAALVPQAVAEFRKLHPDVQLDLANVEPQDPIHEAAAGRADVSIVVVTEEKLPQLTGIQLVHLLDDPYSAVLPERHPLADKDVLDLADLAGEPWVDNEYYSESWTCRQILLDACACAGFSPSFALQCNDYQTAQGFVAAGLGVSMVPRLGLGTVVPGSVVRPVRKPQPVRRIYAAVPEFTADQPATATLLRCLKTAAAQRT, encoded by the coding sequence ATGCTCGACGTGCGCAGGATGCAGGTGCTGCGGGCCGTGGTGACCAGCGGGTCCATCACCGCGGCCGCGACCAACCTCGGCTACACGCCGTCCGCGATCAGCCAGCAGATCTCCGTGCTGGAACGCGAGGCCGGCCTGCCGCTGCTGGAGAAGGTCGGCCGCGGCGTGCGGCCGACCGCGGCCGGCAAACTGCTCACCGACCACGCCGGCACCATCGCCGAGAACCTGGCCGAGGCCGAGCGCGCGCTGGCCGACCTGCGCGCCGGCCGCACTGGGCGGCTACGGGTGCGCTACTTCTACACGGCTGGCGCGGCCCTTGTGCCGCAAGCGGTCGCCGAGTTCCGCAAGCTGCATCCGGACGTGCAGCTGGACCTGGCCAACGTGGAGCCGCAGGACCCGATCCACGAGGCCGCGGCCGGCCGGGCCGATGTGTCCATTGTGGTCGTCACCGAGGAGAAGCTGCCGCAGCTGACCGGAATTCAGCTCGTGCACCTGCTCGACGACCCGTACTCGGCCGTGCTGCCCGAGCGGCATCCCTTGGCCGACAAGGACGTTCTCGACCTGGCCGACCTGGCCGGCGAGCCGTGGGTCGACAACGAGTACTACTCGGAGAGCTGGACCTGCCGGCAGATCCTGTTGGACGCCTGCGCCTGCGCCGGCTTCAGCCCGAGTTTCGCCTTGCAGTGCAACGACTATCAGACCGCGCAGGGCTTCGTCGCGGCCGGACTCGGGGTCAGCATGGTGCCGCGGCTGGGGCTGGGCACCGTGGTGCCGGGCTCGGTGGTCCGGCCGGTCCGCAAACCCCAGCCGGTCCGGCGCATCTACGCCGCCGTGCCCGAGTTCACCGCCGACCAGCCCGCCACCGCCACCCTGCTCCGCTGCCTCAAGACCGCCGCGGCCCAGCGGACCTGA
- a CDS encoding DMT family transporter, with protein MTTPASLFRLLSLALIWGSSFLWIKLGLDALSPGQMVFARVALGALVLGAIALFRRTALPSSGRMWGHLVVYVFFANVLPFTLFAIGEQTVDSGLTGVINSTTPLWAVPCTLLFGGVRRISLNTVAGLVVGFAGVLLIFSPWQATGINLGGAAICLVAAASYGVGVVYAGRFLANKGVAPGGLAAAQMLTATVMAAFVLPFDGLQPIRWDVPALLAVVVLGVFGTGFAFLIQHAQIAKEGPTAASMVAYLLPVVSVLLGVVFLHEALTVREGLGMVIVLVGVGLTKRKAKVVTSAPIKELEPETV; from the coding sequence GTGACGACTCCGGCAAGCCTCTTCCGCCTGTTATCGCTGGCCCTGATCTGGGGCTCGAGCTTCCTGTGGATCAAGCTCGGCCTGGACGCCCTCTCCCCCGGCCAGATGGTGTTCGCCCGCGTCGCCCTCGGCGCGCTCGTGCTCGGCGCGATCGCGCTGTTCCGCCGCACCGCGCTGCCCAGCAGCGGCCGCATGTGGGGCCACCTCGTGGTCTACGTGTTCTTCGCCAACGTGCTGCCGTTCACGCTGTTCGCCATCGGCGAGCAGACCGTCGACTCAGGGCTGACCGGCGTCATCAACTCGACCACGCCGCTGTGGGCGGTGCCGTGCACGCTGCTGTTCGGCGGCGTGCGGCGGATCAGCCTCAACACGGTCGCCGGCCTGGTGGTGGGCTTCGCCGGCGTGCTGCTGATCTTCTCGCCGTGGCAGGCCACCGGCATCAACCTCGGCGGCGCGGCGATCTGCCTGGTCGCTGCGGCCAGCTACGGCGTCGGTGTGGTCTACGCCGGCCGGTTCCTGGCCAACAAGGGCGTCGCCCCGGGCGGGCTGGCCGCCGCCCAGATGCTGACCGCCACCGTGATGGCCGCCTTCGTGCTGCCCTTCGACGGGCTCCAGCCGATCCGCTGGGACGTGCCGGCGTTGCTCGCAGTGGTCGTGCTCGGCGTGTTCGGCACCGGCTTCGCGTTCCTGATCCAGCACGCGCAGATCGCCAAGGAGGGCCCGACCGCCGCCTCCATGGTCGCCTACCTGCTGCCGGTGGTCTCCGTGCTGCTCGGCGTGGTCTTCCTGCACGAGGCGCTGACCGTGCGCGAGGGGCTGGGCATGGTGATCGTGCTGGTCGGCGTGGGCCTGACCAAGCGCAAGGCCAAAGTTGTCACGTCGGCGCCGATCAAGGAACTCGAGCCCGAGACCGTTTGA